A single genomic interval of Cellulosilyticum sp. I15G10I2 harbors:
- a CDS encoding ethanolamine ammonia-lyase subunit EutB: MYKITLQNKTYQFESLKEVMAKANELKSGDALAGIAALSAHERIAAKMILADITLETIYNNPLIPYEEDEVTRLIVESIDRDIYEGIKKMTVGELRDFILSVEKEEIERIRPALTAEMISAVTKLMSNMDLVYAANKLVVTSYCNTIIGQPGTLSARLQPNHPIDDVEGVMLSVMEGMSYAVGDAVIGLNPVNDSVDNVKRILEAFYDFYNKWAIPTQNCVLAHVTTQMEALKKGAPIDLMFQSLAGSEISNRAFGIDIALMDEAYEMMRQQKSSKGPNYMYFETGQGSELSSEGHHNVDQLTMEARCYGFAKRYKPYLVNTVVGFIGPEYLYDGAQVIRAGLEDHFMGKLTGISMGVDVCYTNHMKADQNDLENLALLLSQANCNYYMGVPAGDDVMLMYQSTSYHDVAALREITGKTPIAEFNQRMEELEILKDGRLTKRAGDYRMFL; the protein is encoded by the coding sequence GTGTATAAAATTACATTACAAAATAAAACGTATCAATTTGAGAGTTTAAAAGAGGTGATGGCAAAAGCCAATGAGCTAAAGTCAGGGGATGCATTGGCGGGTATTGCTGCTTTATCTGCCCATGAAAGAATAGCGGCAAAAATGATATTAGCAGATATTACGCTGGAGACCATTTATAATAATCCGCTTATTCCTTATGAAGAAGATGAAGTGACAAGGCTTATTGTAGAAAGTATAGACCGAGATATTTACGAAGGTATAAAAAAGATGACAGTGGGAGAACTGAGAGACTTTATTTTAAGTGTGGAAAAAGAAGAGATAGAGCGCATAAGACCAGCCTTAACAGCGGAGATGATTTCTGCTGTTACAAAGCTTATGAGTAATATGGACTTAGTGTATGCGGCTAATAAACTGGTTGTCACATCTTACTGCAATACAATAATAGGTCAGCCAGGAACACTCTCAGCGAGACTTCAGCCGAACCATCCGATCGATGATGTTGAAGGGGTGATGCTGTCAGTTATGGAAGGGATGAGTTATGCAGTAGGCGATGCGGTGATCGGGCTTAACCCAGTCAATGATTCAGTAGATAATGTTAAACGTATTTTAGAAGCCTTCTACGATTTTTATAACAAATGGGCTATCCCGACACAAAACTGTGTACTTGCCCATGTGACGACTCAGATGGAAGCTCTAAAAAAAGGTGCACCTATTGACTTGATGTTTCAAAGTCTTGCGGGTTCAGAGATTTCAAACAGAGCTTTTGGAATAGACATTGCACTGATGGATGAGGCTTATGAAATGATGCGTCAGCAAAAAAGTTCCAAAGGGCCTAACTACATGTATTTTGAAACAGGACAAGGTTCAGAGCTTTCTTCAGAAGGACACCACAATGTTGATCAGCTGACGATGGAAGCAAGATGTTATGGTTTTGCCAAACGTTACAAACCTTATTTAGTTAATACGGTTGTGGGTTTTATTGGCCCGGAATATTTATATGATGGGGCGCAGGTTATAAGAGCTGGACTTGAAGATCACTTTATGGGGAAACTAACGGGGATTTCGATGGGAGTGGACGTATGCTACACCAACCATATGAAAGCAGATCAGAATGACCTTGAGAATCTAGCACTTCTCTTAAGCCAGGCAAACTGTAATTACTATATGGGCGTGCCAGCCGGGGATGATGTGATGCTGATGTATCAAAGTACCAGTTATCATGATGTAGCAGCTCTTAGGGAAATAACAGGCAAGACGCCTATAGCTGAATTTAATCAGCGTATGGAAGAACTGGAGATTCTAAAAGATGGCAGGCTGACTAAGCGGGCTGGAGATTATAGGATGTTTCTATAG
- the ablB gene encoding putative beta-lysine N-acetyltransferase, with protein MIAEIPKMEKLDFDGGTARIRLNAFNQRIKIVSFEGEITQLMHKLTELAAKEKVGKIFSIVSQDQIAAFKDQGFIMEAKINHFLNGEPGYFLSKFMLPERKMSMLLPEEEEVLIKSREYKDEDYHYEKYDEYKIRSADKEDAKGLAKLYDSVFETYPSPMNDADYIQYVMDHDIFFKVAVYQDEIVSAASADMDSKNLNVEMTDCATYKAHRGQGLMGRLIFDLEKEMQNRHYKVLYSTARAISAGMNIVFAKHNYEYGGRLVNHCHICGQFENMNIWVKEL; from the coding sequence ATGATTGCAGAAATACCAAAAATGGAAAAGCTTGACTTTGATGGCGGGACGGCTAGGATAAGGCTGAATGCATTTAATCAAAGAATTAAGATTGTAAGTTTTGAAGGTGAGATTACACAGCTTATGCATAAACTTACAGAGCTAGCGGCCAAAGAAAAAGTAGGTAAGATATTTTCTATTGTGAGTCAAGATCAAATCGCAGCATTTAAAGACCAAGGCTTTATTATGGAGGCAAAAATTAATCATTTTTTGAATGGAGAGCCAGGTTATTTCTTATCAAAGTTTATGCTGCCAGAACGTAAAATGAGTATGCTGCTTCCAGAAGAGGAAGAGGTACTTATTAAGTCGAGAGAATATAAAGACGAAGATTATCACTATGAAAAATATGATGAATATAAAATTAGAAGCGCTGATAAAGAAGATGCCAAAGGGTTGGCAAAGCTTTATGATAGTGTTTTTGAAACCTATCCTTCGCCTATGAATGATGCAGATTATATTCAATATGTAATGGACCATGATATTTTTTTCAAAGTCGCAGTATATCAGGATGAAATTGTCAGTGCGGCGTCTGCAGATATGGATTCTAAAAATTTGAATGTTGAGATGACAGACTGCGCAACCTACAAAGCCCATAGAGGACAGGGACTTATGGGGCGGCTGATCTTTGATCTAGAAAAAGAAATGCAAAATAGACACTATAAAGTACTCTACAGTACAGCCAGAGCTATTTCCGCAGGCATGAATATTGTATTTGCCAAGCATAATTATGAGTATGGCGGACGGCTTGTAAACCACTGCCATATTTGCGGACAGTTTGAAAATATGAATATATGGGTAAAAGAGTTATAA
- a CDS encoding helix-turn-helix transcriptional regulator yields MLQSNETNLAKSQRKVSIMINTTALTAQDVADMLKISKNTVYELIKRGELNSYKVGRKVRFNLKDVENYISGSKNPAAPKSTPEQTSSLHSLQGHFTAGLLESSISYGSELSSGFIICGQDPLLDVLSNYIERYTTGIKALRSYTGSYNSLTALYYGQIQAASTHLWDGDTGQYNVPYVRRLLPGIPTVIVHLTCRTQGFYVAKGNPKNIKTWSDFRRPDITMINREKGAGSRILLDEHLRLLGIPGSSINGYKRESQSHLTVASTIARGGADVAVGDQKLARQVNNIDFIPLQKERYELVFKKEDMGSTAVQAILDILRSDEFRLEFQEVDGYDISEMGHITAET; encoded by the coding sequence ATGCTACAATCAAATGAAACAAACCTCGCTAAGTCCCAAAGAAAGGTATCAATTATGATTAATACAACGGCTCTCACAGCTCAAGATGTAGCTGATATGTTGAAGATTTCTAAAAATACAGTCTATGAACTTATAAAAAGAGGTGAACTTAATTCTTATAAAGTAGGACGTAAAGTGCGTTTTAATTTGAAGGATGTAGAAAATTATATTTCTGGTTCAAAAAATCCCGCTGCTCCTAAGTCCACCCCAGAACAAACATCTTCTCTTCATTCTCTCCAAGGTCATTTCACCGCTGGACTTTTAGAGTCCTCCATCTCTTATGGCAGTGAACTTAGCAGTGGATTTATTATCTGCGGTCAAGATCCTCTTTTAGATGTACTTTCAAATTATATTGAGCGTTATACAACTGGCATCAAAGCACTCAGGTCTTATACTGGAAGCTATAATAGTTTAACTGCTCTTTATTACGGTCAAATCCAAGCCGCCTCTACCCATCTTTGGGATGGCGATACCGGTCAATATAATGTACCTTATGTCAGAAGACTGCTTCCCGGCATCCCCACGGTTATTGTGCATCTCACCTGCCGTACTCAAGGTTTTTATGTAGCTAAAGGCAACCCTAAAAATATTAAAACATGGAGTGATTTTAGACGACCTGATATCACTATGATTAACAGAGAGAAGGGTGCAGGTTCTCGCATATTGCTGGATGAACACTTAAGACTCTTAGGTATTCCCGGCAGTTCAATAAACGGTTACAAAAGAGAATCTCAGTCCCATCTTACTGTAGCCAGCACGATCGCCCGTGGCGGTGCAGATGTAGCCGTGGGGGATCAAAAGCTTGCACGACAAGTGAATAATATTGATTTCATCCCGCTTCAAAAGGAGCGTTATGAACTGGTTTTCAAAAAAGAAGATATGGGCAGTACGGCCGTCCAAGCCATCTTAGATATCTTACGTTCCGATGAGTTCAGACTTGAGTTCCAAGAAGTTGATGGCTATGACATCAGTGAAATGGGTCACATTACGGCAGAAACATAG
- a CDS encoding ethanolamine ammonia-lyase reactivating factor EutA — MFIEKIYTLGMDIGTTTTQLIICELTVENLTANYLSVEPKILSRKLIYESPIVITPMIDSYHLNETELIKMFFEFIKESGVDIKKIKTGAVIITGESSLKENASQLIHSIADSTGEFIVATAGADLESILAGYGSGVQALSYRQSSKLTNIDIGGGTTNIVKFDGGEVSDTLTLHIGGRLLRIDNQLSVTYISPVLQKALLLEGWYVQQEDTLTYKQIRAIAEFMAAYVVGAITHELHPDYDLLYVSKDTVSTEAEAYFISGGVGEYVYATCDKDSLIEACLKYQDIGPVLGDAVKKAFQKRGMVLRQPEHKIRATVCGSGSYSMQLSGNTIYVDQAALPMKNLPLIRVTYQKEIEGFVAAAKRLMGYHQGQSALYVTYEGDKSYEDIIRLAQGIIDIAEENMAHIIVITDKNIGKALGQTLQRHLVKHKAIVCIDHIQNTHGSYVDLGKMVGGSLPVVIKSLIF; from the coding sequence GTGTTTATCGAAAAAATATATACTTTGGGAATGGATATAGGGACTACCACCACGCAGCTTATCATTTGTGAACTTACTGTTGAAAACCTAACAGCCAACTACTTATCGGTTGAACCCAAAATCTTATCCAGAAAGCTTATTTATGAGAGTCCTATAGTGATTACCCCCATGATTGATAGTTATCACTTAAACGAGACCGAACTGATTAAGATGTTTTTTGAATTTATTAAAGAAAGTGGGGTAGATATCAAAAAGATAAAAACAGGAGCGGTTATTATTACAGGAGAATCCAGCCTTAAAGAAAATGCAAGCCAGCTTATCCATAGCATTGCAGATAGTACAGGCGAATTTATTGTAGCTACAGCGGGGGCAGATCTTGAGTCCATCCTTGCAGGCTATGGCAGTGGCGTGCAGGCACTTTCCTATAGACAAAGCAGTAAGCTTACCAACATTGATATAGGAGGCGGTACGACTAATATCGTCAAATTTGATGGCGGAGAAGTCAGCGATACCTTGACACTGCATATTGGAGGCAGGCTTCTTAGGATAGATAACCAGCTTAGTGTAACCTACATATCACCGGTACTGCAAAAAGCACTTCTGTTAGAAGGGTGGTATGTTCAGCAAGAAGACACGCTGACTTACAAACAGATAAGAGCAATTGCAGAATTTATGGCAGCCTATGTGGTGGGGGCCATTACCCATGAACTACATCCAGATTACGACCTGCTTTATGTATCGAAAGATACTGTTTCGACAGAGGCTGAGGCCTACTTTATATCTGGAGGGGTAGGCGAGTACGTCTATGCCACATGTGATAAGGATAGCCTGATAGAAGCCTGCTTAAAATACCAAGATATAGGCCCCGTTTTAGGTGACGCCGTAAAAAAAGCCTTTCAAAAGAGGGGAATGGTGCTTAGGCAGCCGGAACATAAGATTCGTGCAACAGTATGTGGCTCAGGAAGCTATAGCATGCAGCTTAGCGGCAATACGATTTATGTAGACCAGGCGGCTTTGCCGATGAAGAATTTACCACTGATAAGGGTGACTTATCAAAAAGAAATAGAAGGGTTTGTGGCGGCAGCCAAAAGGCTGATGGGCTATCACCAGGGGCAGAGTGCACTTTATGTGACATACGAGGGAGATAAAAGTTATGAGGATATTATAAGGCTGGCTCAGGGGATCATCGATATTGCAGAGGAAAATATGGCACATATTATTGTCATCACGGATAAAAACATAGGCAAAGCTTTGGGACAGACCCTTCAGAGGCATTTGGTAAAGCATAAGGCCATTGTTTGTATTGATCATATTCAAAATACCCATGGCAGCTATGTGGATCTTGGGAAAATGGTAGGCGGGAGCTTACCTGTAGTTATCAAGTCACTTATATTTTAG
- a CDS encoding Crp/Fnr family transcriptional regulator: MNNNYLPLLKNNALFDKMSESEITQILGCLKPLTKTYQPEEFIYIPNTPYDYLYILLSGEISIFKEDISGGRHLLEILEPNATMGEITTFGKHQGCDCAAIATKPSTVLMLPSQAFPAFCHKACLSHQKLVQNTFYLLSDKAHFYKKKINLLTTHSIRLKLVKYFLELYEVQNSSTIILPFNRKELAEYLNTTRPSLSRELSHMQQDGLILFNKNEVKLVSADALYTLLYEL, from the coding sequence ATGAATAATAATTATCTGCCACTGCTTAAAAACAATGCACTTTTTGATAAAATGAGTGAATCCGAAATCACTCAGATCTTAGGTTGTTTAAAACCACTTACCAAAACGTATCAGCCTGAAGAATTTATTTATATCCCCAATACCCCCTACGATTATCTCTATATTCTCCTTTCCGGAGAGATCAGTATTTTTAAAGAAGATATCTCCGGTGGCAGGCATCTTTTAGAAATTTTAGAACCAAACGCCACAATGGGTGAGATCACCACCTTTGGCAAACATCAAGGCTGTGACTGTGCTGCTATTGCAACTAAGCCTAGTACCGTACTGATGCTTCCAAGCCAAGCCTTTCCTGCTTTTTGCCATAAAGCCTGTCTATCTCATCAGAAACTTGTGCAAAACACTTTTTATTTGCTTTCAGATAAAGCGCATTTTTATAAAAAGAAAATCAACTTGCTGACTACCCATTCGATACGGCTTAAGCTTGTGAAATATTTCTTAGAGCTTTATGAAGTGCAGAACTCAAGCACCATCATACTGCCTTTTAACCGCAAAGAGCTTGCGGAATATCTCAATACCACAAGGCCTTCTCTTTCCCGAGAACTTTCCCACATGCAGCAGGATGGTCTCATTCTTTTTAATAAAAATGAAGTTAAACTTGTGTCTGCTGATGCCCTATACACACTCTTATATGAACTGTAA
- a CDS encoding iron-containing alcohol dehydrogenase has product MTQFNYYMPSRILFGKGKLNEFINYLPGKKALIVTSAGPSMRKYGYLGRVEELLTKANVPYVIFDKILPNPIKVHIMEGAALAKKNNCDFVIGLGGGSSIDASKSIAVMTTNPGDYWDYISGGSGKGLPVPHAPLPIVAITTTAGTGTEADPWTVVTKEETNEKIGFGYAGTFPTLSVVDPDLMMSVPSHLTAYQGFDALFHATEGYIANIATPVSDMYALKSIELIGKYLATAVNDGSNEEARAMVALANTLSGFVESTSSCISEHSLEHALSAHHPELAHGAGLIMISKEYYTFFAEKGTEKMVDMAKALGVKEAKEPMDFVRALVDLQKSCHVADLKMSDYNVDKDNFEKYAENARHTMGGLFNFDPSPISPEDAAGILARSYN; this is encoded by the coding sequence ATGACTCAATTTAACTATTACATGCCATCAAGAATATTATTTGGCAAAGGTAAGCTTAACGAATTTATTAACTATTTACCTGGTAAAAAAGCTTTGATTGTAACTTCTGCTGGTCCTTCTATGAGAAAATATGGTTATTTGGGGCGCGTAGAAGAATTGCTCACGAAGGCAAACGTGCCTTATGTAATCTTTGATAAAATTCTGCCTAACCCTATTAAAGTACACATTATGGAAGGGGCAGCCCTTGCAAAGAAAAATAATTGTGATTTCGTTATAGGTCTTGGTGGCGGCAGCAGTATTGATGCTTCTAAAAGCATTGCCGTAATGACAACAAATCCCGGGGACTACTGGGACTATATAAGCGGTGGCAGCGGCAAAGGGCTTCCAGTCCCTCATGCACCACTTCCTATCGTAGCGATTACAACAACAGCTGGCACAGGGACAGAAGCTGATCCTTGGACTGTTGTTACCAAAGAAGAAACCAATGAAAAAATCGGCTTTGGCTACGCTGGTACGTTCCCTACACTTTCAGTGGTAGACCCTGATCTTATGATGTCTGTGCCGTCACATCTTACAGCTTATCAAGGCTTTGACGCTCTGTTCCATGCTACAGAAGGCTATATTGCTAATATCGCTACACCAGTCAGTGATATGTATGCCTTAAAGAGTATCGAACTTATCGGTAAATATCTTGCCACAGCCGTAAATGATGGTTCAAACGAAGAAGCCCGCGCTATGGTGGCACTTGCTAATACGCTTTCTGGTTTTGTTGAATCTACTTCCAGCTGTATTTCGGAGCATTCCCTCGAACATGCGCTCAGTGCGCATCACCCCGAACTTGCTCACGGCGCTGGACTTATTATGATTTCCAAGGAATACTATACTTTCTTTGCCGAAAAAGGTACTGAGAAAATGGTTGATATGGCTAAAGCTCTCGGAGTTAAAGAAGCGAAAGAACCTATGGATTTTGTTAGAGCCCTGGTTGACCTCCAAAAATCATGCCATGTGGCAGATCTTAAGATGTCTGATTATAACGTTGATAAAGATAACTTCGAAAAATATGCTGAAAATGCAAGACATACTATGGGTGGGCTCTTTAACTTTGATCCTTCTCCAATAAGCCCAGAAGATGCGGCAGGGATTTTGGCTAGGTCTTATAACTAA
- a CDS encoding ethanolamine utilization protein EutH produces MFNELIQNITNWGVLAASFEEFSHNMSVNMVIMVIMMIFMVVGAVDKVRGNKRGYGEKFDEGFNAMGPLAIAMIGVVALAPVLRIILQPIIAPVYQLLGANPAMFATTLLANDMGGYPLAMQLAGDNETIGNFAGLILGGMMGPTIVFTIPVALSIIKKEDRPYLACGILVGLITIPIGCIVGGLTMNMTQYKISLGEILINLVPVIIIAGLIAVGLWFKPAQMMDGFMKFGNAITIIITIGTAIAVFQYQTGLRFPLFDVMVDADKNGGVVPLEEGIMIVGAIAIVLIGAFPMVHFITTNFAKPLMKFGQMLGVEEKASAGFVATLANNIPMFNIMHEMDAKGKILNVAFAVSAAFVFGDHLGFTAGVNPDMIFAVVLGKLTAGITAVILAAVLAPKLLSKVNASQSTDKKEGVKSVAL; encoded by the coding sequence ATGTTTAATGAACTAATCCAGAATATAACGAATTGGGGTGTTTTAGCAGCATCTTTTGAGGAGTTTTCACATAACATGTCTGTTAACATGGTGATTATGGTAATCATGATGATCTTTATGGTCGTAGGTGCCGTTGATAAAGTAAGAGGGAATAAAAGAGGTTATGGCGAGAAGTTTGATGAAGGCTTTAATGCCATGGGGCCTTTAGCCATAGCTATGATAGGGGTGGTTGCGCTGGCACCTGTTTTAAGAATTATATTACAGCCTATTATTGCTCCGGTTTATCAGCTGCTTGGTGCAAATCCGGCTATGTTTGCAACGACGCTTTTAGCCAATGATATGGGGGGATACCCTCTGGCTATGCAGCTTGCAGGGGATAACGAAACCATTGGTAATTTTGCGGGCTTAATACTTGGGGGTATGATGGGGCCAACCATTGTATTTACTATTCCGGTCGCTTTATCGATTATTAAAAAAGAAGACAGACCGTATTTGGCATGTGGTATTTTAGTGGGTTTAATCACCATACCTATTGGGTGTATTGTGGGTGGTTTAACGATGAATATGACACAGTATAAAATAAGCCTTGGAGAAATTCTTATTAACCTTGTGCCGGTTATTATCATTGCGGGACTCATTGCTGTAGGTTTATGGTTTAAGCCTGCTCAGATGATGGATGGGTTTATGAAGTTTGGTAATGCGATTACCATTATTATTACCATAGGTACGGCTATAGCAGTTTTCCAATATCAAACAGGTCTTAGATTTCCGCTTTTTGATGTGATGGTGGATGCAGATAAAAACGGGGGCGTGGTGCCCTTAGAGGAAGGCATTATGATAGTAGGGGCTATTGCCATTGTATTAATCGGAGCTTTTCCGATGGTGCATTTTATTACCACAAACTTTGCGAAACCCCTTATGAAATTTGGGCAGATGCTGGGTGTTGAAGAAAAGGCTTCAGCGGGATTTGTGGCAACCCTTGCTAATAATATTCCGATGTTTAATATTATGCACGAAATGGATGCTAAAGGTAAAATACTAAACGTAGCCTTTGCGGTATCGGCAGCTTTTGTATTTGGGGATCATCTTGGCTTTACAGCAGGGGTTAATCCGGATATGATTTTCGCAGTGGTGTTAGGAAAGCTTACAGCAGGTATTACAGCGGTTATTTTAGCAGCTGTTCTTGCACCTAAGTTACTCTCTAAAGTAAATGCGTCGCAATCAACCGACAAAAAAGAGGGCGTAAAATCAGTGGCACTATAA
- the modA gene encoding molybdate ABC transporter substrate-binding protein yields the protein MKKNHFSKRISVLILMLTCTILTGCSESQAKNSSSSPKPTEQSAPAAAEGQQPSVAAEAPSEPEAKGELTVAAAASLTQAFTEMGKAFEVLNHCTVTFSFNSTGTLTEQIINGAPFDVFAAANKKAVNDLADQGFIVPETNQVFTVGRVAIAALQTSSFEAKTLEDLLNPEIKKIAIANPDLAPYGLAAKQAIEKAGLWPQLEPKLVYGKNISEALTFVSTGNAEAGFIALSSKDEAPIHVNLIDDSMHDPLSQSMGIVKDTPNEGLAKKFTAFIMSNEGQAIMSKYGFSTPGA from the coding sequence ATGAAAAAGAATCATTTTTCCAAAAGAATCTCAGTACTTATCTTAATGTTAACATGTACTATATTAACGGGTTGCAGCGAATCTCAAGCTAAAAACAGTTCCTCAAGTCCAAAACCTACTGAGCAATCAGCCCCTGCTGCAGCTGAAGGCCAACAACCCTCAGTGGCTGCCGAAGCACCCTCAGAACCAGAAGCCAAAGGCGAACTTACAGTAGCTGCGGCTGCGAGTCTAACCCAAGCCTTTACAGAAATGGGTAAAGCTTTTGAAGTTCTTAATCATTGTACAGTTACTTTTTCTTTTAATTCAACAGGTACTTTAACAGAACAGATTATAAACGGCGCACCGTTTGATGTGTTTGCAGCTGCCAATAAAAAAGCCGTGAATGACTTAGCAGACCAAGGCTTTATTGTTCCAGAAACTAATCAAGTTTTCACTGTAGGCCGTGTGGCTATTGCAGCTTTACAAACCAGCTCCTTTGAAGCTAAAACCCTAGAAGATTTATTAAATCCCGAGATCAAAAAAATAGCTATTGCCAATCCTGATCTTGCTCCCTATGGACTAGCTGCTAAACAGGCTATAGAAAAAGCTGGGCTTTGGCCCCAACTTGAACCCAAGCTCGTTTATGGCAAAAATATCTCAGAAGCATTAACCTTTGTTTCAACAGGAAATGCCGAAGCAGGCTTTATCGCCTTATCCTCTAAAGACGAAGCACCTATTCATGTCAACTTGATAGATGACTCCATGCATGATCCTCTTAGTCAATCTATGGGTATTGTAAAAGATACGCCTAATGAAGGGCTTGCTAAGAAATTCACAGCATTCATAATGAGCAACGAAGGCCAAGCCATTATGAGCAAATATGGTTTTTCAACTCCCGGAGCCTAG
- the eutC gene encoding ethanolamine ammonia-lyase subunit EutC → MDIGVITPARIHIGRSGARMTTKELLKFRQDHAIAMDAVWSHADEELVKSLGFKVVNTLINDKEEYIRRPDLGRRFSEETLEDIKSTCIHQPAVQIIAADGLSSPAIDANLKDIYGILTDGFKHRGITVGTPIFVRYGRVATMDYISEAVGAEVTILLVGERPGLATGESMSAYMAYQSSASKPESQRTVVSNIHSGGLYPVEAGAQIIHIAEIMLKEKKSGVDLKI, encoded by the coding sequence ATGGATATAGGCGTAATAACTCCTGCTAGAATTCATATAGGACGTAGTGGGGCAAGGATGACGACAAAAGAACTGCTTAAGTTCAGACAAGATCATGCAATAGCCATGGATGCAGTGTGGTCTCATGCAGATGAAGAGCTTGTTAAAAGCCTCGGATTTAAGGTAGTTAACACTCTCATTAATGATAAAGAAGAATATATCAGAAGACCGGATTTAGGAAGAAGGTTTTCTGAGGAAACGCTGGAGGACATAAAAAGCACGTGTATTCACCAGCCTGCTGTACAAATCATCGCAGCGGATGGTCTGAGTTCCCCAGCGATTGATGCCAACTTAAAAGATATTTATGGGATCTTAACAGACGGTTTTAAACATAGAGGCATCACCGTAGGAACGCCCATCTTTGTACGGTATGGTAGAGTGGCAACGATGGACTACATATCAGAGGCGGTAGGGGCAGAGGTCACTATTTTATTAGTAGGAGAAAGACCGGGACTTGCAACAGGGGAAAGTATGAGTGCCTATATGGCCTATCAGTCGAGTGCGTCAAAACCAGAGTCGCAAAGAACAGTAGTTTCTAATATCCACAGTGGAGGCTTATACCCTGTAGAAGCAGGCGCGCAGATTATTCATATAGCGGAAATTATGTTGAAAGAGAAAAAGAGCGGTGTAGATTTAAAAATATAA
- a CDS encoding NAD(P)/FAD-dependent oxidoreductase codes for MSLQYVQGASLFTHINEVPKQYAYLTQNISTDVIIIGGGVTGSILGYYFSRQNIDCVLLEKSRIAFGSTSITTTLLQYELDSSLRDLEQYTPLENSLKAYKLGLKALDEIDAFINEQGNNCDYEKKDTLLYTSKKEEIAEVEEEYNLRKTHGFSAEFLTASSNPFSFDLKAGLYAMDGGAQLDPYKYTHQLLDVSSQKGLQVFENTEVVKVNYLDHGVEVETTYGYKVKGKIIIVATGYNTQLFTKRNFGVKTTTFNIATKPVTSFGGWPGRVLIRDNSSTYHYFRTTADNRILAGGEDISFVPGIFNEDAALEKYELLEARIKTMFPLIKDIEAEYKYCGAFASTQDNLGFLGKDPKNDKLWYCLGYGANGILFAILGGMMLSKLYLGTFDENLKLFKLDRFDG; via the coding sequence ATGAGTCTACAATATGTGCAAGGCGCATCACTCTTTACACACATTAATGAAGTTCCCAAACAATATGCTTATTTAACACAAAATATAAGTACGGATGTCATTATTATAGGCGGCGGGGTAACCGGAAGTATTTTAGGTTATTATTTTTCTCGTCAAAATATTGATTGTGTGCTTTTAGAAAAAAGCAGAATAGCTTTTGGAAGCACTAGTATTACCACCACCTTGCTTCAATATGAATTAGATAGCAGCCTGCGTGATCTTGAGCAGTATACACCTCTTGAAAACAGCCTAAAAGCCTATAAGCTTGGGCTAAAGGCACTTGATGAAATTGATGCTTTTATTAATGAACAAGGTAATAACTGTGATTATGAAAAAAAAGATACGCTCCTCTATACTTCAAAAAAAGAAGAAATAGCAGAGGTTGAAGAAGAGTATAATCTTAGAAAGACTCATGGATTCTCAGCCGAGTTTCTTACCGCTTCTAGTAATCCTTTTAGCTTTGATTTAAAGGCTGGGTTATATGCCATGGACGGCGGTGCTCAGTTAGATCCTTATAAGTATACGCATCAGCTTCTGGACGTCAGCTCTCAGAAAGGGCTTCAGGTGTTTGAAAATACAGAAGTTGTTAAAGTAAACTATTTAGACCATGGCGTCGAAGTCGAAACAACTTATGGTTATAAAGTTAAAGGTAAAATCATTATTGTAGCTACTGGCTATAATACACAGCTTTTCACCAAGAGAAACTTCGGTGTCAAAACAACGACTTTTAATATTGCAACAAAGCCAGTCACTTCTTTTGGGGGTTGGCCTGGCAGAGTATTAATCCGTGATAATAGCTCTACTTATCATTATTTTAGAACCACTGCTGATAATAGAATCCTCGCAGGCGGCGAAGATATTTCCTTTGTTCCCGGCATCTTTAATGAGGATGCAGCCTTAGAAAAATATGAGTTGCTAGAAGCGCGGATAAAAACGATGTTTCCTCTTATTAAGGATATTGAAGCCGAATATAAATACTGTGGCGCCTTTGCATCAACCCAAGACAATCTTGGCTTTTTAGGAAAAGATCCTAAAAATGATAAGCTTTGGTACTGCCTGGGCTATGGCGCAAACGGCATATTATTTGCCATCTTAGGGGGTATGATGCTCAGTAAGCTTTATCTTGGAACCTTTGATGAAAACTTAAAATTATTTAAACTAGATCGATTTGACGGGTGA